The following proteins are encoded in a genomic region of Arachis stenosperma cultivar V10309 chromosome 4, arast.V10309.gnm1.PFL2, whole genome shotgun sequence:
- the LOC130975135 gene encoding uncharacterized protein LOC130975135, translating into MPLYVKFLKELINKKRSWNEKETVILTQECTAVIQKGLPPKLKDPGSFFLPCTIGNMSIDKALCDLGSSINLMPLSMMKRLSIEEVKPTRMSLQLAGRSMVIPNGVVENLLVKVDKFIFPADFVILDLDIEESDSIILERSFLATARAIIDVEKGEITLRVHDEHITLHVFKEMQPPIEKRGCMRIEEEDLNWKEKPKESLISLPLVQKEDIEEKQKGHGDKKANEEAMNLITKKKDPHIKHAAKKGKSLKKKKKEQETGSKRVEKKENPN; encoded by the coding sequence atgcccttatatgtaAAATTTCTTAAAGAACTCATTaacaagaagagaagctggaatgagaaggagaccgTGATCTTGACACAAGAATGCACTGCAGTAATTCAAAAAGGTCTcccaccaaaactcaaagatcctgggagcttctTTTTGCCTTGCACTATTGGAAACATGTCCATTGATAAGGCACTGTGTGATCTAGGATCAAGTATCAATCTGATGCCTTTATCTATGATGAAAAGGTTGTCTATAGAAGAAGTAAAGCCTACAAGGATGTCCTTGCAACTTGCTGGTAGATCAATGGTAATCCCCAATGGAGTGGTTGAAAATCTTTTAGTTAAGGTGGATAAGTTCATATTTCCAGCGGATTTTGTAATCCTGGATCTAGATATAGAGGAAAGTGATTCTATCATATTAGAAAGATCTttcttagccacagcaagagccattattgatgtGGAGAAAGGAGAAATAACCTTGAGGGTACATGATGAGCATATCACCTTACATGTCTTTAAGGAGATGCAACCTCCTATTGAAAAGAGAGGCTGCATGAGAATTGAGGAGGAAGACTTAAACTGGAAGGAAAAGCCCAAGGAATCACTCATCAGCTTACCCTTAGTACAGAAGgaagacattgaagaaaaacaaaagggcCATGGGGATAAGAAAGCTAACGAAGAGGCTATGAATTTGATCACTAAGAAAAAGGACCCTCACATCAAGCATGCTGCCAAGAAAGGAAAatcattaaaaaagaaaaaaaaagaacaagaaacagGTTCCAAAAGGGtggagaaaaaagaaaatcccaactga